Proteins encoded together in one Hevea brasiliensis isolate MT/VB/25A 57/8 chromosome 16, ASM3005281v1, whole genome shotgun sequence window:
- the LOC131174831 gene encoding S-adenosylmethionine decarboxylase proenzyme-like, whose product MALPVSAIGFEGYEKRLELSFSEPSFFADPGGMGLRSLSKSQLNEILKPAECTIVDSLSNDHIDSYVLSESSLFVYPYKVIIKTCGTTKLLLSIPAILKLADTLSLTVCSVRYTRGSFIFPGAQSFPHRSFSEEVAVLDGHFGKLGLDSIAYVMGSPDKTQKWHVYSASVDVGCKLRSAHTLEMCMTGLDRDRASVFYKTQSSSAAVMTEESGIRKILPQSDICDFDFDPCGYSMNAIEGDAISTIHITPEDGFSYASFEAVGYNFEDMNLTQLLERVLACFEPTEFSIALHSEVLHDELGKNLALDVKGYSSGGRNHEDLGKGGTIIYESFVRSKGCASPRSILKCCWSEDEKDEEVEEK is encoded by the coding sequence ATGGCCTTGCCTGTATCTGCTATTGGATTTGAAGGCTATGAAAAGAGGCTTGAATTGTCCTTTTCTGAGCCTAGCTTCTTTGCTGATCCTGGAGGGATGGGCCTccgctctctgtccaaatctcaaTTAAATGAGATTCTCAAACCAGCTGAATGCACCATTGTTGATTCGCTTTCAAATGATCACATTGATTCCTATGTTCTTTCAGAATCTAGTCTCTTTGTGTACCCTTACAAAGTTATCATTAAAACTTGTGGGACTACCAAATTGCTTCTTTCAATCCCAGCAATTCTGAAATTGGCTGATACTCTTTCACTCACTGTATGTTCTGTGAGGTATACTCGTGGGAGCTTCATATTTCCTGGGGCTCAGTCATTTCCACATCGTAGCTTCTCTGAGGAAGTAGCTGTTCTTGATGGCCATTTTGGCAAACTTGGTTTGGATAGCATAGCATATGTGATGGGTAGTCCTgacaaaacccaaaaatggcaTGTATACTCTGCTTCTGTTGATGTTGGGTGCAAGTTGCGCAGTGCCCACACTCTTGAAATGTGCATGACTGGCTTGGACAGGGACCGAGCATCTGTTTTCTACAAAACACAATCCAGTTCAGCTGCTGTGATGACTGAGGAATCTGGTATTAGGAAGATCCTCCCACAATCTGATATCTGTGATTTTGATTTTGACCCATGTGGTTACTCCATGAATGCCATTGAAGGGGATGCAATCTCTACAATTCACATCACTCCAGAAGATGGTTTCAGTTATGCTAGTTTTGAAGCTGTGGGTTACAATTTTGAAGATATGAATTTGACTCAGCTGCTTGAAAGGGTTTTGGCTTGCTTTGAACCAACTGAGTTCTCCATTGCATTGCATTCTGAAGTTTTACACGATGAACTGGGAAAGAATTTAGCTCTGGATGTGAAGGGATATAGCAGTGGAGGGAGGAACCATGAAGATCTTGGGAAGGGTGGAACAATCATCTATGAGAGTTTTGTAAGAAGCAAAGGATGTGCGTCTCCAAGGTCAATCCTGAAATGTTGTTGGAGCGAGGATGAGAAGGACGAGGAAGTTGAAGAAAAATAG
- the LOC131168841 gene encoding S-adenosylmethionine decarboxylase proenzyme-like, with protein sequence MALPISAIGFEGYEKRLELSFSEPSFFADPGGMGLRSLSKSQLDEILKPAECTIVDSLSNDHIDSYVLSESSLFVYPYKVIIKTCGTTKLLLSIPAILKLADTLSLTVCSVRYTRGSFKFPGAQSFPHRCFSEEVAVLDGHFGKLGLDSIAYVMGSPDKTQKWHVYSASVDVGYKLRSAHTLEMCMTGLDRDRASVFYKTQSSSAAVMTEESGIRKILPQSDICDFDFDPCGYSMNAIEGDAISTIHITPEDGFSYASFEAVGYNFEDMNLTQLLERVLACFEPTEFSIALHSEVLHDELGKNLALDVKGYSSGGRNHEDLGKGGTIIYESFVRSKGCASPRSILKCCWSEDEKDEEVEEK encoded by the coding sequence ATGGCCTTGCCTATATCTGCTATTGGATTTGAAGGCTATGAAAAGAGGCTTGAATTGTCCTTTTCTGAGCCTAGTTTCTTTGCTGATCCTGGAGGGATGGGCCTccgctctctgtccaaatctcaaTTAGATGAGATTCTCAAACCAGCTGAATGCACCATTGTTGATTCGCTTTCAAATGATCACATTGATTCCTATGTTCTTTCAGAATCTAGTCTCTTTGTGTACCCTTACAAAGTTATCATTAAAACTTGTGGGACTACCAAATTGCTTCTTTCAATCCCAGCAATTCTGAAATTGGCTGATACTCTTTCACTCACTGTATGTTCTGTGAGGTATACTCGTGGGAGCTTCAAATTTCCTGGGGCTCAGTCATTTCCACATCGTTGCTTCTCTGAGGAAGTAGCTGTTCTTGATGGCCATTTTGGCAAACTTGGTTTGGATAGCATAGCATATGTGATGGGTAGTCCTgacaaaacccaaaaatggcaTGTATACTCTGCTTCTGTTGATGTTGGGTACAAGTTGCGCAGTGCCCACACTCTTGAAATGTGCATGACTGGCTTGGACAGGGACCGAGCATCTGTTTTCTACAAAACACAATCCAGTTCAGCTGCTGTGATGACTGAGGAATCTGGTATTAGGAAGATCCTCCCACAATCTGATATCTGTGATTTTGATTTTGACCCATGTGGTTACTCCATGAATGCCATTGAAGGGGATGCAATCTCTACAATTCACATCACTCCAGAAGATGGTTTCAGTTATGCGAGTTTTGAAGCTGTGGGTTACAATTTTGAAGATATGAATTTGACTCAGCTGCTTGAAAGGGTTTTGGCTTGCTTTGAACCAACTGAGTTCTCCATTGCATTGCATTCTGAAGTTTTACACGATGAACTGGGAAAGAATTTAGCTCTGGATGTGAAGGGATATAGCAGTGGAGGGAGGAACCATGAAGATCTTGGGAAGGGTGGAACAATCATCTATGAGAGTTTTGTAAGAAGCAAAGGATGTGCGTCTCCAAGGTCAATCCTGAAATGTTGTTGGAGCGAGGATGAGAAGGACGAGGAAGTTGAAGAAAAATAG
- the LOC110664602 gene encoding uncharacterized protein LOC110664602 isoform X1, translating to MLWLENLFSKMAMKNKMRLFKIQGDINDFKGQSDTVIVEETRTRKSKKPNRKKKEHHTLKKGETIPEKIEEAVEDGAYYISSGEDCSKGMRSMNLKIEWLTEYRQSRPGLKVLQQWIDQFITAHEEKLEQERNEREARVAEDGWTVVVHHKGRKKTTDSQSGITVGSVAPAVAESQLTKKKHKEIGPDFYRVQKREAQRNEILAIQSKFEQDRKRIQQLRAAGKFQPY from the exons ATGCTCTGGTTGGAAAATCTGTTCAGCAAGATGGCTATGAAGAACAAAATG CGCCTATTTAAAATTCAAGGAGATATTAACGATTTCAAAGGGCAGAGTGACACTGTTATTGTAGAAGAGACCAGAACTC GTAAATCCAAGAAACCTaacagaaagaaaaaggagcATCACACGTTAAAGAAGGGTGAGACCATACCGGAAAAGATAGAAGAGGCTGTTGAGGATGGGGCTTATTACATTTCTTCAGGGGAGGACTGCTCAAAAGGAATGAGAAGTATGAATCTTAAAATTG AATGGCTTACAGAATACCGTCAAAGTAGACCAGGTTTGAAGGTCTTGCAACAATGGatagatcagtttataactgctcATGAGGAAAAACTTGAACAG GAAAGAAATGAAAGAGAAGCCCGTGTTGCAGAAGATGGTTGGACAGTTGTGGTGCACCATAAAGGCAGGAAGAAGACAACAGATTCTCAAAGTGGAATTACTGTTGGTTCTGTGGCCCCAGCTGTTGCAGAGAGCCAATTGACTAAGAAGAAACACAAAGAAATTGGACCAGACTTCTATCGGGTTCAGAAAAGAGAAGCTCAGAGGAATG AAATTCTGGCAATCCAAAGCAAATTTGAGCAGGATAGAAAACGGATTCAGCAATTGAGAGCTGCTGGAAAGTTTCAACCTTACTGA
- the LOC110664602 gene encoding uncharacterized protein LOC110664602 isoform X2, whose protein sequence is MLWLENLFSKMAMKNKMRLFKIQGDINDFKGQSDTVIVEETRTRKSKKPNRKKKEHHTLKKGETIPEKIEEAVEDGAYYISSGEDCSKGMRKWLTEYRQSRPGLKVLQQWIDQFITAHEEKLEQERNEREARVAEDGWTVVVHHKGRKKTTDSQSGITVGSVAPAVAESQLTKKKHKEIGPDFYRVQKREAQRNEILAIQSKFEQDRKRIQQLRAAGKFQPY, encoded by the exons ATGCTCTGGTTGGAAAATCTGTTCAGCAAGATGGCTATGAAGAACAAAATG CGCCTATTTAAAATTCAAGGAGATATTAACGATTTCAAAGGGCAGAGTGACACTGTTATTGTAGAAGAGACCAGAACTC GTAAATCCAAGAAACCTaacagaaagaaaaaggagcATCACACGTTAAAGAAGGGTGAGACCATACCGGAAAAGATAGAAGAGGCTGTTGAGGATGGGGCTTATTACATTTCTTCAGGGGAGGACTGCTCAAAAGGAATGAGAA AATGGCTTACAGAATACCGTCAAAGTAGACCAGGTTTGAAGGTCTTGCAACAATGGatagatcagtttataactgctcATGAGGAAAAACTTGAACAG GAAAGAAATGAAAGAGAAGCCCGTGTTGCAGAAGATGGTTGGACAGTTGTGGTGCACCATAAAGGCAGGAAGAAGACAACAGATTCTCAAAGTGGAATTACTGTTGGTTCTGTGGCCCCAGCTGTTGCAGAGAGCCAATTGACTAAGAAGAAACACAAAGAAATTGGACCAGACTTCTATCGGGTTCAGAAAAGAGAAGCTCAGAGGAATG AAATTCTGGCAATCCAAAGCAAATTTGAGCAGGATAGAAAACGGATTCAGCAATTGAGAGCTGCTGGAAAGTTTCAACCTTACTGA
- the LOC110664602 gene encoding uncharacterized protein LOC110664602 isoform X4: MRLFKIQGDINDFKGQSDTVIVEETRTRKSKKPNRKKKEHHTLKKGETIPEKIEEAVEDGAYYISSGEDCSKGMRSMNLKIEWLTEYRQSRPGLKVLQQWIDQFITAHEEKLEQERNEREARVAEDGWTVVVHHKGRKKTTDSQSGITVGSVAPAVAESQLTKKKHKEIGPDFYRVQKREAQRNEILAIQSKFEQDRKRIQQLRAAGKFQPY, from the exons Atg CGCCTATTTAAAATTCAAGGAGATATTAACGATTTCAAAGGGCAGAGTGACACTGTTATTGTAGAAGAGACCAGAACTC GTAAATCCAAGAAACCTaacagaaagaaaaaggagcATCACACGTTAAAGAAGGGTGAGACCATACCGGAAAAGATAGAAGAGGCTGTTGAGGATGGGGCTTATTACATTTCTTCAGGGGAGGACTGCTCAAAAGGAATGAGAAGTATGAATCTTAAAATTG AATGGCTTACAGAATACCGTCAAAGTAGACCAGGTTTGAAGGTCTTGCAACAATGGatagatcagtttataactgctcATGAGGAAAAACTTGAACAG GAAAGAAATGAAAGAGAAGCCCGTGTTGCAGAAGATGGTTGGACAGTTGTGGTGCACCATAAAGGCAGGAAGAAGACAACAGATTCTCAAAGTGGAATTACTGTTGGTTCTGTGGCCCCAGCTGTTGCAGAGAGCCAATTGACTAAGAAGAAACACAAAGAAATTGGACCAGACTTCTATCGGGTTCAGAAAAGAGAAGCTCAGAGGAATG AAATTCTGGCAATCCAAAGCAAATTTGAGCAGGATAGAAAACGGATTCAGCAATTGAGAGCTGCTGGAAAGTTTCAACCTTACTGA
- the LOC110664602 gene encoding uncharacterized protein LOC110664602 isoform X3, which produces MLWLENLFSKMAMKNKMRLFKIQGDINDFKGQSDTVIVEETRTRKSKKPNRKKKEHHTLKKGETIPEKIEEAVEDGAYYISSGEDCSKGMRKYRQSRPGLKVLQQWIDQFITAHEEKLEQERNEREARVAEDGWTVVVHHKGRKKTTDSQSGITVGSVAPAVAESQLTKKKHKEIGPDFYRVQKREAQRNEILAIQSKFEQDRKRIQQLRAAGKFQPY; this is translated from the exons ATGCTCTGGTTGGAAAATCTGTTCAGCAAGATGGCTATGAAGAACAAAATG CGCCTATTTAAAATTCAAGGAGATATTAACGATTTCAAAGGGCAGAGTGACACTGTTATTGTAGAAGAGACCAGAACTC GTAAATCCAAGAAACCTaacagaaagaaaaaggagcATCACACGTTAAAGAAGGGTGAGACCATACCGGAAAAGATAGAAGAGGCTGTTGAGGATGGGGCTTATTACATTTCTTCAGGGGAGGACTGCTCAAAAGGAATGAGAA AATACCGTCAAAGTAGACCAGGTTTGAAGGTCTTGCAACAATGGatagatcagtttataactgctcATGAGGAAAAACTTGAACAG GAAAGAAATGAAAGAGAAGCCCGTGTTGCAGAAGATGGTTGGACAGTTGTGGTGCACCATAAAGGCAGGAAGAAGACAACAGATTCTCAAAGTGGAATTACTGTTGGTTCTGTGGCCCCAGCTGTTGCAGAGAGCCAATTGACTAAGAAGAAACACAAAGAAATTGGACCAGACTTCTATCGGGTTCAGAAAAGAGAAGCTCAGAGGAATG AAATTCTGGCAATCCAAAGCAAATTTGAGCAGGATAGAAAACGGATTCAGCAATTGAGAGCTGCTGGAAAGTTTCAACCTTACTGA
- the LOC131174830 gene encoding pentatricopeptide repeat-containing protein At5g38730 — protein sequence MATLAPLNNDAQLVQSICAAVVKGSWKNLLRSKIGSNLTTTTVHQVLLQLSLYSNSPSLSWAFFKWIESSIPYYKHSLQSSWTMIHILTKYKHFKSAQSVVEKIAYKDFLSTQSVLSALVRLHDDPDVNSHVCSWLVIVYANSKMTQEALQVLEHMRIHGFRPHLHACTVLLNSLVKERLTDMVWKVYKKMVRIGVAANIHVYNVLIHACCKSGDVGKAEKLLSEMESKCVFPDLFTYNTLISLYCKKGMHYEALCIQDRMDRGQISPDIVTYNSLIYGFCREGRMREALRLFREIKNATPNHVTYTTLIDGYCRVNDLDEALRLREVMEAQGLYPTVVTYNSILRKLCEEGRIRDANKLLNEMNERKIEPDNVTCNTLINAYCKIGDVKSALKVKDRMVDAGLKLDKFTYKALIHGFCKIKEMDSAKELLFSMLHAGFSPSYHTYSWLVDGYCDQHKEEAVIKLPDEFVRSGLCADISLYRALIRRLCKREKVDCAQRIFSLMQEKGILADSVIHTSLAYAYWKIGKANAASDLLDEMYRRRLMITVKIYRCFNASYAGDKSILNLFWNLMVGRRIMSKNILKDMQ from the coding sequence ATGGCTACTTTAGCCCCTCTGAACAATGATGCTCAACTAGTTCAAAGCATATGCGCAGCCGTAGTAAAGGGCAGCTGGAAGAATCTCTTGAGATCCAAGATAGGGTCTAATCTTACTACAACAACCGTTCACCAGGTACTATTGCAGCTTTCTTTATATAGTAATAGTCCTTCTCTTTCTTGGGCATTCTTCAAATGGATTGAATCATCGATTCCTTACTATAAACATTCCTTACAATCTTCGTGGACAATGATTCACATTTTAACCAAGTACAAACACTTCAAGTCTGCACAGAGTGTAGTTGAGAAGATTGCCTATAAGGATTTCTTGTCAACTCAATCGGTTTTGAGTGCTTTAGTGAGGCTTCATGACGACCCAGATGTGAATTCTCATGTTTGTAGCTGGCTTGTGATAGTTTATGCGAATTCCAAAATGACACAGGAAGCTCTTCAGGTTCTTGAGCACATGAGAATACATGGGTTTAGGCCACATTTGCATGCTTGTACTGTGCTATTGAATTCGTTGGTCAAGGAAAGGCTGACTGATATGGTGTGGAAAGTTTATAAGAAGATGGTTAGAATTGGAGTTGCAGCTAATATTCATGTCTACAATGTGTTGATTCATGCTTGTTGTAAATCTGGGGATGTGGGGAAAGCGGAGAAGTTGTTAAGTGAAATGGAATCAAAATGTGTTTTTCCTGATCTTTTCACGTACAATACGTTGATTTCATTGTATTGCAAAAAGGGTATGCACTATGAAGCTTTGTGTATTCAAGATAGAATGGATAGGGGACAAATTAGCCCTGATATTGTTACTTATAATTCACTTATTTATGGCTTTTGTAGAGAAGGTAGAATGAGAGAGGCTCTTAGGCTTTTTAGGGAAATTAAAAATGCTACTCCTAACCATGTGACTTACACTACTTTGATTGATGGGTATTGTAGAGTGAATGACCTTGATGAGGCATTGAGATTGCGAGAAGTAATGGAAGCACAAGGGCTGTATCCTACAGTTGTTACTTATAATTCAATTCTGCGCAAGTTATGCGAGGAAGGCAGGATAAGAGATGCAAATAAGCTCCTAAATGAGATGAATGAAAGGAAGATTGAACCAGATAATGTCACATGTAACACATTGATTAATGCTTATTGCAAGATAGGGGACGTAAAGTCAGCTTTGAAAGTGAAGGACAGAATGGTGGATGCTGGTTTGAAGCTAGATAAGTTTACTTACAAAGCATTGATCCATGGATTCTGCAAAATTAAGGAGATGGACAGTGCCAAAGAGCTTTTGTTCAGCATGCTTCATGCAGGATTTTCTCCTAGTTACCACACTTATTCATGGCTTGTAGATGGTTACTGCGATCAACACAAGGAAGAGGCAGTTATCAAACTCCCAGACGAGTTTGTAAGAAGTGGTCTTTGTGCTGATATATCCTTATACAGGGCACTAATAAGGAGGCTTTGCAAAAGAGAAAAGGTTGATTGTGCTCAAAGAATATTTAGTCTCATGCAAGAGAAGGGCATATTGGCAGATAGTGTCATCCACACTAGTCTAGCATACGCATACTGGAAAATTGGAAAGGCAAATGCTGCTTCAGATCTGTTGGATGAAATGTACAGAAGAAGGCTGATGATTACTGTAAAAATCTACCGGTGTTTTAATGCTTCTTATGCTGGTGACAAAAGCATCTTAAATCTTTTCTGGAATCTTATGGTTGGCAGACGCATAATGTCAAAGAATATATTAAAAGATATGCAATAG
- the LOC110664601 gene encoding stress-induced protein KIN2-like yields MADNSQKMSYHAGEAKGQAQEKASNMVDRASNAAQSAKESVQEAGQQMQAKAQGAADAVKDATGMNK; encoded by the exons ATGGCAGACAACTCTCAGAAGATGAGCTACCATGCTGGTGAGGCCAAGGGCCAAGCTCAG GAGAAGGCTAGCAACATGGTGGACAGGGCTAGCAATGCTGCTCAATCTGCAAAGGAATCAGTGCAAGAG GCTGGTCAGCAGATGCAGGCTAAGGCACAGGGAGCAGCTGATGCAGTGAAGGATGCAACTGGGATGAACAAATGA
- the LOC131174466 gene encoding pentatricopeptide repeat-containing protein At3g02490, mitochondrial-like gives MRHSWRSLLFRKYPRSSLITPAHASHHHFQVHSSSPSLRSFNSLHTSSLQVHFVGLKNPINSKILTARNFSSEPLIEPKKDADHCFLISDIFTKFTDVNDITKELELNSVVINHELVLKVLKSLESSPDPARRFFDWVLERDSERLSSKAYNLMLGITGVNGSVEEFWALVETMKKKGYGMSKGARDKVVEKFEKEGLKSDLEKLKAVFATVSVDNSVEKIGLRVSRIVRNQVWEEDVEQHIKDLNVAFSSNLVKIVLENLAMEPMKALIFFRWIEENGLFKHDESSYNAMARILGREDCIDRFWKVIDEMRSNGHEMEEETNVKVFGRFMKRKMIKEAVDLYEFAMAGANEPSVRCCTFLLKKIAVSKELDMNLFSRVIRIFIGNDYVLTDSMLNAVLKSLTSVGRFGECNKVLKEMKEGGFVASGNLQSKIAFRLSSAGNNDKVSEFVDHMEASGSNLDYRAWASLIEGHCASGDLEGASDCFQNMIEKEGVSNAGYAFESLVNAYCCKDRMIDASKLLHQYVHHHQLEPWHTTYKVLISKLLVQDGFTDALNLLDLMKNHGFPPFVDPFIKYVSKFGTGDDAIAFMKATTSKMFPSTSVVLRLFKAFFKAGRHVEAQDFLSKCPRYVRNHADVLNLFCSMKGGKNTASAVMAV, from the coding sequence ATGAGACATTCATGGCGATCACTTCTCTTCCGAAAGTACCCTCGCTCGTCCCTCATAACCCCTGCTCATGCCTCCCATCATCATTTCCAGGTACACTCCTCTTCCCCTTCCCTTCGCTCTTTCAATTCGCTTCACACTTCTTCACTTCAAGTTCATTTCGTAGGCCTTAAAAATCCCATAAATTCCAAAATCTTAACTGCTCGCAATTTTTCATCTGAGCCATTGATTGAACCCAAAAAGGACGCGGATCATTGTTTTCTTATATCTGATATTTTCACTAAATTTACTGATGTTAATGATATTACCAAAGAATTGGAGTTGAACAGTGTTGTTATTAATCATGAATTAGTACTGAAAGTTTTGAAGTCCCTTGAGTCCAGCCCTGATCCGGCTCGAAGGTTTTTCGATTGGGTTTTGGAGAGGGACAGTGAAAGATTGAGCTCCAAAGCTTATAATTTGATGCTAGGCATTACGGGTGTTAATGGTTCCGTTGAGGAGTTTTGGGCTTTAGTTGAGACCATGAAGAAAAAAGGTTATGGCATGTCAAAGGGTGCACGGGATAAAGTAGTGGAGAAATTTGAGAAAGAAGGATTAAAGAGTGATCTGGAGaaactgaaagcagtttttgcgACAGTATCTGTTGATAATTCTGTAGAAAAGATTGGTTTAAGGGTGAGTAGGATTGTTAGGAATCAAGTTTGGGAAGAGGATGTTGAACAGCATATTAAGGATTTAAATGTAGCATTTTCAAGTAATTTGGTGAAGATTGTGTTGGAGAATTTAGCTATGGAGCCTATGAAAGCATTAATATTTTTTAGGTGGATCGAGGAGAATGGGCTGTTTAAGCATGATGAAAGCAGTTATAATGCAATGGCGAGGATTTTGGGAAGGGAAGATTGTATTGACAGGTTTTGGAAGGTTATTGATGAAATGAGGAGCAATGGACATGAAATGGAGGAGGAGACGAATGTTAAGGTTTTCGGACGGTTTATGAAGAGGAAAATGATTAAGGAGGCTGTGGACTTGTATGAGTTTGCAATGGCTGGTGCTAATGAGCCTTCAGTGCGATGCTGCACTTTTTTGTTAAAGAAGATAGCGGTTAGTAAAGAATTGGATATGAATTTGTTTTCAAGGGTTATACGGATCTTTATTGGGAATGATTATGTGTTGACAGATTCTATGCTTAATGCAGTTCTTAAATCTCTAACTAGTGTTGGTAGATTTGGAGAGTGCAATAAGGTTTTGAAAGAAATGAAGGAAGGTGGGTTTGTAGCAAGTGGTAATCTACAGAGTAAGATTGCATTCAGGCTTAGTAGTGCTGGTAACAATGATAAAGTGAGTGAATTTGTGGATCATATGGAAGCATCTGGAAGTAATTTGGATTACAGGGCCTGGGCATCTTTAATTGAAGGGCATTGTGCATCTGGGGATCTTGAAGGTGCATCTGATTGTTTCCAAAATATGATCGAAAAGGAGGGAGTTTCTAATGCAGGTTATGCCTTTGAATCTTTGGTAAATGCATATTGTTGCAAGGACAGAATGATAGATGCAAGCAAGCTTCTGCATCAATATGTTCATCATCATCAGTTAGAGCCTTGGCATACTACCTACAAAGTATTGATAAGTAAATTATTGGTTCAGGATGGATTTACCGATGCCTTGAATCTATTGGATTTGATGAAAAATCATGGTTTTCCTCCTTTTGTGGATCCATTTATCAAGTACGTATCAAAATTTGGAACAGGTGATGATGCTATTGCTTTTATGAAGGCTACGACTTCCAAAATGTTTCCATCTACATCTGTGGTTCTTCGCTTATTCAAAGCCTTTTTCAAGGCTGGGAGGCACGTTGAAGCACAAGATTTCCTGTCCAAATGCCCACGTTACGTTCGTAACCATGCTGATGTTTTGAATCTTTTCTGTTCAATGAAAGGTGGTAAAAATACTGCTTCTGCTGTTATGGCAGTCTAG